In Podospora pseudopauciseta strain CBS 411.78 chromosome 2 map unlocalized CBS411.78m_2, whole genome shotgun sequence, the genomic stretch AAATTGATATACCCTACTATTTGCAAGAGACAATAAACATGAATAATGAGCACATGCGTTTTGCATTGGCCTATTGTGATTGCTGCCACCATCTTTCCCCATAAACACAGTATTTTGAGTGTGAGGTTTATTACTTCCCGACACTGAGCCCATCTCGTTCATCAGATGATGATCACTCCTTTCCAACTCATTCGATATTTCATCTCATCATTCATCAGCCTGttccaatcccaaccccacccaccccctcccatcacAACGACCTCTCAACCTCCAtaacctccctcaccccctcctcaataGCAGTAACCTTTACTTTATCCAACCTCTTCAGCGGCCTCCTCGGGTGCCCACCATACCCAAAATAACTCTGAATAGCCTGCTTCGTCCCCGCGATCGCCGCCTTGGTCAACACCCAGTCCCCCTTCGACAGCGTCTTCTGCAGCGCAATGgcctcctccgtcttcccTTCCGCATACAAGTTCCATACTTTTGTGCAAACCTTTGGCATGACGTTCGCGCCTCCAGCAATGATCCCGCTGCCCCCGCTTGCCAAAGTCTGCACTGTAAAGTCACACATTCCTCCAAACGCCATGTACCCTGACCCTTCCGCCCACGGTGTCTTTGCCTCCGTTGCCAGCGCCACTCTCGTCAGCTTTCCCGTGTTTCCACATGTGAATTTTGTCCCGACAATGTTTGGGTGCGCGGCCAACTTGATAAGAAGGTCCGAGTCCATGTCTATGCCAGCCACGGCGCCGGGGTAGTTGTACAAGATCAATCCAAGCGGGCTCTCTTCGGCAACGCTCACGAAATAATCGTATATAGCCTGCTCATCCATCAAGAACCGAAAGTAGGATGGTGGGAGGAGCAGGGCGTAGTCAGCACCGACATCCTTGGCCAGCTTGCACAGCTCAATCGTTCCCCGGACGCTGCCCTCGGTGgcaccgatgatgatgggggtgtcTGTGAAGCCGGCCTCGTCGAGTGCCTCTCTCGTA encodes the following:
- the LGA1 gene encoding L-threo-3-deoxy-hexylosonate aldolase (EggNog:ENOG503P05F; COG:H), with amino-acid sequence MTATNGATNGHSSPRRPLPCGIYAPTMTFFDAETEDLDIPTIKKHAERLVKDGLVGLVTMGSNGEAIHCTREEKLAVTKATREALDEAGFTDTPIIIGATEGSVRGTIELCKLAKDVGADYALLLPPSYFRFLMDEQAIYDYFVSVAEESPLGLILYNYPGAVAGIDMDSDLLIKLAAHPNIVGTKFTCGNTGKLTRVALATEAKTPWAEGSGYMAFGGMCDFTVQTLASGGSGIIAGGANVMPKVCTKVWNLYAEGKTEEAIALQKTLSKGDWVLTKAAIAGTKQAIQSYFGYGGHPRRPLKRLDKVKVTAIEEGVREVMEVERSL